The Gemella massiliensis DNA segment TGAAGAATATAACGCACCAATATTACAACCTTTTGCTAAACGAGAACCGAAGCCCATAAGTAAACCACCAAGCCCGAATAAAAATGCATTTTTTGAATTGAATTTTAAATTCAACTTAAATCTTCCTGCCATAAGAAACGCTAAAAATGATCCTACAACAATCCCAATATCCAAAAGCACACCTGCATCTGCCAATATTCCATTTGATATTGCTTTATATACAGAATCAAACGCCTTATCATCAAAATGTACTCCAAATAATCCTAAAAACCATACCGCTATGTGAGTAAACGCTGATGTTACACCCCATGCCTTATTAGTAAAAATTATATAACATCCGGAAATAATACTAAGAATTAATGCTCCTGTTTTAAAACTCCATCTTTCTACAAATACCTTATGATATAATGCAGAACCCCATGGGCTAACATCTAAGTTATCTTTTAATTCTTTCTCAAAGTCTTCATAGTCAGACTTCGGATCTAAATAAGTTCCCTCTTTTTTTCTTTTATTCTCATAGGCTTTTGTTAAAATATACAAAAACAATAACCCTACAAATGTTAAAATTATTGCACCAAGATAACCTACATATTGTGGAAAATGTATTCTTACCCCAACTTTTCCTATAGGATTTCTATCAATAACTTCTCGTAAATAATGACCCGGTATAGTCCCTAGAATAAACAGTGGAAAAGCAATCATTGCATGCCCTTCCCCTTCACCGAAGTCGGCAAGTGTTCCTGAAGCACAACCACCGGCGATTATCATTCCTATACCAAATAAGAAACCACCTAATACAGTTCCTATGTTTGTCATAAAAACATTTTGTGTTCCCGGAATTATAGCTTCTCCATTTTTTGCTAAAAATGCCGGAATTGCTCCTTTGGTACTCGCCGTCCATTGTATTGCTCCATAGATTAAAGTTACAGCTGCAAAAGTTATTAATAAAGCTTTTGTCAAACTACCTTCTCCTCTAACATATATTCTCTTTATTCCCCCGGCAAAGCCAAATCTTGATCTCGTTAAAGTATAACCGAATCCCAAACCGATTAATAATCCAAATATTAATTTTGGTACGTGCAACTTAAATGAAAACCAAACTAAAAATAATATTACTATGCATCCTATTATTGGTTGAATTTTATTAAATTTTTTTGCGAACTCTTCTGTATTCATACCTTGTCTCCTTTAATTTTACATTTCGCTAAACCTCTACTTTCCTTTAAAAAATTATAATTTCTAAATTACTTAAAATTATTATTCAACAATCCTAATTCACCTGAATTAAAAAATAATTATTTATGCGCATTAAATAGCTTTATACAGCCATTTAGATTCTAAACCTATAAATAACCTACAATTTTTATAAAACAAATGTCATAAATTTTTCAATAAACCAATGTCATAACTTAGATTATCGTACTATCCTAAGTTAAA contains these protein-coding regions:
- a CDS encoding YeeE/YedE family protein, with amino-acid sequence MNTEEFAKKFNKIQPIIGCIVILFLVWFSFKLHVPKLIFGLLIGLGFGYTLTRSRFGFAGGIKRIYVRGEGSLTKALLITFAAVTLIYGAIQWTASTKGAIPAFLAKNGEAIIPGTQNVFMTNIGTVLGGFLFGIGMIIAGGCASGTLADFGEGEGHAMIAFPLFILGTIPGHYLREVIDRNPIGKVGVRIHFPQYVGYLGAIILTFVGLLFLYILTKAYENKRKKEGTYLDPKSDYEDFEKELKDNLDVSPWGSALYHKVFVERWSFKTGALILSIISGCYIIFTNKAWGVTSAFTHIAVWFLGLFGVHFDDKAFDSVYKAISNGILADAGVLLDIGIVVGSFLAFLMAGRFKLNLKFNSKNAFLFGLGGLLMGFGSRLAKGCNIGALYSSLPNFSISGWVFLVAISLGAVVGLKLFKGSSCLIPPRHRDVRDFK